The Fimbriiglobus ruber genomic sequence GCTCCGTGAGTACCCAACACCGCAGCACCTCCGCCACGCTCCACGCCTGGGCCACACACCCACGGGCCGTGTAGGGAGCGTCCGCGTCGAACACCTCGCTAATCGACCCGATACACGCTTCGCTCAGGTGCTCGTCGAAGCCGGCTAGCCATTTCCGGCATTTCGCGTGGTCGCTGGGGTGTACCCGTAGCCACGCATCAATGAACGGGCCAATGAGCCAGGCCCAGACTGTTCCCTGGTGGTAAGCCGCGTCGCGAGACCGCAGGTCGCCGTAATAGCGAGACTTGTAATCGGGGTGCCCTGGCGCGAGGGAGCGAAGGCCGACGGGCGTGAGGAGCCGGGTCCGGACCGTCTCCAACACCGTTTCCCACCGCGACTTGTCGAGGACGGGATTGGGGAGCGAGATGGCGAAGATTTGGTTCGGCCGGCAAGCATCGTCGTCGGTCCCGTTTTCGCCATCGATCACGTCGAACAGGCCGTTCTGTTTTTCGCACCAGTAGCGCTCGTTGAAGGACGATCTGGCGCGGTCGGCCGCCTTGCCGATTTCACCGGCGGCTTCATCCTTCGCTTCCCGGAGCCAGCCTTCGAGGAGCCGCAGGGCGTTGTACCAGAGCGCGTTGATTTCGACGGCCTTCCCGCGCCGCGGCGTCACCACCCAGTCGCCCACCTTCGCGTCCATCCAGGTAAGTTGGTAGCCCGGTGCGCCCTGACGCAACAGGCCGTCGCGCGGGTCGACGCCGATACCAAAGCGCGTTCCCTTCTGGTGGTGGGCGACGATGTCCTTCAGGGTCGGCAGGAGGGACCGGAGGGTCGCCGTTTCGCCCGTGGTTCGCGTGTATCGGTCGAGGGCGTGGAAGAACCAAAGGGTCGCGTCAGCCGTGTGGTAAACGCCTTCTTTTTCATGGTCCGGAAAGTAGTTCGGGATCAGGCCATCCTTAACGTGTCCGGCGAACGTCCGCAGGATGTACCCCGCTTCCGTCTGGCGGCCGGTCGTGAGGGTCAGCCCTTCCAGGCTAATCATCGTGTCGCGGCCCCAGTCGGTGAACCAGTGGTAGCCGGCGATGACCGTCCGGGCTTCGTCGCCGCCGGCGTGAGCGCGGGCCGAATCCTCAACCCGTCCCGCGGGAGTGATGATGAACTGGTCGGCCGCCAAGACGAGTTCGGCTCCCAACCCAGTTCGGGCAGCGGGGGCGGAGACGGCCACGAGGCGGGTGCGGCGGTCGAGTTCGGCGGCCCGTCCTTGGTCCGCAGTCAGGGCGGTGATGGCGTCCCACGACTCGGTCGAAGCCGTGAGGGTTACGTCTTGTCCGGCTCGCAGGTTCACGCGGAAGAGGCCCGGACTCCAGAGGGAACCCACGCCCTCATAGCCGCGGTTTTCCTCGACGCGGTAAAAGACGTCCGGTTCACGGCGGCCGTCGAGTGTGAACGCGGGTGATTCTCCGTCCATGAGTAACCGGAGGATCGGAAATCCCGGAGCGCCTCCGCTAAATTCGTACCGCCCTTCACACGCTGTTAAAACGTA encodes the following:
- a CDS encoding amylo-alpha-1,6-glucosidase, with amino-acid sequence MPATLTAPSPKVIALDGSVPVRSIAGGDLGLLLDREWLVTNGLGGYACGTLVGVSTRRYHGHLIAAHAAPLGRVMMLNHLTEQFRFPDWSAVAVGGTERAGRTGDIHGAHVLTEFRLEMGLPVWRYEAHGHVLEKRVFMPYRRNTTHITYRLLEGSGPVRVKLRPSVHFRGHDAPVVDLPEERPYVLTACEGRYEFSGGAPGFPILRLLMDGESPAFTLDGRREPDVFYRVEENRGYEGVGSLWSPGLFRVNLRAGQDVTLTASTESWDAITALTADQGRAAELDRRTRLVAVSAPAARTGLGAELVLAADQFIITPAGRVEDSARAHAGGDEARTVIAGYHWFTDWGRDTMISLEGLTLTTGRQTEAGYILRTFAGHVKDGLIPNYFPDHEKEGVYHTADATLWFFHALDRYTRTTGETATLRSLLPTLKDIVAHHQKGTRFGIGVDPRDGLLRQGAPGYQLTWMDAKVGDWVVTPRRGKAVEINALWYNALRLLEGWLREAKDEAAGEIGKAADRARSSFNERYWCEKQNGLFDVIDGENGTDDDACRPNQIFAISLPNPVLDKSRWETVLETVRTRLLTPVGLRSLAPGHPDYKSRYYGDLRSRDAAYHQGTVWAWLIGPFIDAWLRVHPSDHAKCRKWLAGFDEHLSEACIGSISEVFDADAPYTARGCVAQAWSVAEVLRCWVLTEPDHERMRGV